DNA sequence from the Chloroflexota bacterium genome:
TTCTGCCGGCCAACTCCTTGGCATAGACAAGAGTTACCTCGGCCAGCTCCGATCCATCCAGAGGGACAAGCACTTTCTTATACATTTTCACACCCCCTAATTGTGTCCTCGATGATACATTAATGCCGGGCCAGAATCAATGCCAGTACCAGGGGTCTTCTCTTCCCACAGCCCTTGACGGCCAACAAGAGTGGGCCTTAACATGACCCCGATGGCGATACATCTGGCCAGGACGGAGAGTCACTGCGCCAGAACTAATTGAGGAGAAGGCGTTTTTTGGATTCAGAATATCCTCTGGAAAAGACGGGCTTCAGCGACTGCCTGGTAAAGTGTAACAGGCTTGACCAGCTTGGTTTTGAGCAGTGGGCCTTCCATCCTGGAATGCTATTCCATTCCGGCGATAGGTGGTGGGGTAAGGAGAGCAAGCGTGATCGACCTCATGAAGGGTTGGATTTATGCTTCTACGGAGATAAACAGGGGCAGTACCACAGCCTTGATGACAAAACAAGGATTCCGGTGATGTATGATGGTGAAATCATCAAAATTGACGACGATTTGTTGGGCCAGTCCATATATGTCGGCCATAGCATCTATGACAGCGCCGGTAACCGACTGCACACCATCTATGGCCATACCAGACCCTGTGATAGTGTGCATCAAGGCAAAAACCTCGATGAAGGCGAGATCATCGCCACCATCGCCGCTGCCAAGAAGAGAACGGCCAGGATTCCTCCGCATCTGCATCTCTCCATAGCCTGGATACCCCGGTCTCTCCCCCATGAAAGGCTCAACTGGGATGCCATCGGCACTCCCGGTATCATAACTCTCCTTGATCCCCTGAATGTCATCGGCTGCAGATATACAATCCTGAAACGTGCATAGCTTATAGCGGGAGTCCAGAAGCCAGTGTCTGGTTGTGCAAGGCAGTGTAACAATCGAGATTGATTCGTCGTCCTTCTACGGAATCCTTCCCAGAGTGAAGGACTCGCAATGACATAAGGTTCTCTGCCCACTGTGTCATTGCGAGCGCAGCGAAGCAATCCCAGTGGGCTCGGTCACTTACAGAGCAGTCTATGCAAGAACACCGGCCAGGGAAGGTTCTTGTTGAGGCAGGTCATCGTCGAGCTGAGGCAAGAAACAGGCCTGTTTCTCAGTGGCGAGCATACCCTGAAACCATATAAAGGAGGCCGCCCGCCTGGTAACCACCCTCATCTTATTCAGTTGATTCAATGAGAAAATGCTATATTCCCGGCGTGCTTCAACTATCCTTTTTGCCGACACGGGACCGATGCCAGGGACGCGTAGCAGTTCTTCGTAACTGGCCCTGTTGACATCCACAGGGAAAAGCCAGGGTTGCTTCTGGGCAATGGTCAGCTTGGGATCTTTCGTCAAGGGTAGATTGCCCTTATCTCCCAAAGCCAACCCTACCTCCTGTGGAGAGAAGCCGTAGACCCTGAGCAGCCAGTCTGTCTGATAGAGCCGGTGCTCCCGCAGCGGAGGAGTGGGGCAAAGCCCTTCCAGTGGTGATTCTGGTATCGGCTGAAAAGCGCTGAAATAGATTCTCCTCAATTCGATCTCACGGTAGAGAGCTGCGGCAGTCTGCAAGATGTCCCGATCCGTCTCACCAGCCGCCCCAACCACAAACTGGGTTGTCTGCCCGGATGGCACCAGCCCTTCATTAGAGTCCATAATCTGCTTCGCCCAGCGCATGCGCTCCAGGATATCCCGGTAGAGGTCCTTCTTGGAGCTTAGCCTGGACAGATGCCGCGCAGTGGGCGCCTCTACATTCAATGAGACGCGATTGGCCAGCTTGCAGCCTTCCTCAATGCAATCGAAGGGAGCGCCCGGCAGAATCTTCAGGTGCACATAGCCGGCAAACTCGTATTTTTGGCGCAGGATCTCCACGGTCTTTACCATGGACTCCATGGTTCGGGAGGGGTTCCCAGCAATGCCGGAACTCAGGAACAAGCCCTGCACCAGCCTCTTCCTGTGGAGCTCCATAAACAGTTTGGCCAGCTCATCTGGGTGAAAGGAGGTACGGGGTTTATCCCTGCTGACTTGATTAACACAGTAAGCACAATCATTGGTGCAGACATTGGTCAGGAGCACCTTGAAGAGACATACCGATCCTCCGCCAGGGAGAGACGCCCGATAGATGAAGCGCATTGGAGAGGTATCCGCAGAGCGTAGTTGCCCCGGGCCGCTATAGCCGCAGACATCGAACCGGGCATCTGCAGCCAGCATATCCAGCCTTTGCAGAACATCCATCTTCCCTCACGCCTTCGTTCGCTGCCCAAACCCGAGCAGGAAACCACCGACTAGCTCAGGCACAATGCACACCTGAAAAGACATGATCTGCAGACCCATAATCATGTAGTCGCCATTATAGTCATCATAAGGCGCTTGGCCCCAGTAACCTGTGGAGGAGACACCAAGAGCCAACCCAATGGCCGACACTCCCAGAAAGCCCCCCAGCAAAGCAATGAGAGCCCCCAATCCCATGGAGAAACGGCGCAACAGGCCCATCCTGCCTTCCGTTCCTACCGTCAGGTTGCTGCCGATCAGGAAGCCTCCGCACAACGCCGAGACCACGCCGATGACAGTAAGCAGGATAAACACCGCAGGATTTGCCCAGTAGATATTCTGATAGCCCCGAATAAAGAGAAGTCCCCCGAGCAAGACCGCCAGCAGAGCTAGCACAAAGCCCCAATAAATCCTCTTGGTCATGATGTTTATCTTCCCACCATCCCCCTCTCCAGTGCGGAATAGGACTGGAAATAGAAGATGATCCGGCCTTGGCCGCCTGCCGCCGCAGATATACTATATCCGCAGTTGTCTAATTCGCGTCAGATTTCTTACCCGCGGAGAGGGCCAGAGCGCCTCCTACAACCAGGGAGAGCAAGGGTACTGGAAGGTAAATGAGAGGGCCTGCAAATGAATGTTGTGGAAACCAACTCAAACTGAGTCCATGCACCACTGCAGCATCCTCATAAGAAGCAAAGCCAACAGAGATGGCCGCTGCACCGGCCAAAAGCAGTATGCTCCCTGCCAGACTTGGCTTAACACGCACCAGCGCGGCACCGATAATACCAACGGCTCCAATTGGTATGAGTGCAATAATCCACCATGGAGTAGACCCAGTACTACTATAACCAATAGCTCCAGCACCACCACCCACAAAATAGGTTATTCCCCCGATAAGCCCCAGCACCATCGCTGCTATTAACATCCCGCCTCCTTTTTTATTTCTGTTTTGGCCATTGTACCACGAGAGCCACCATCTCTCCAGCCTGACACAGAGAGCCCAGCTTTACGGGATAGAAGCATCAGGTTGGATACTACCTCTTCCGAAAGCACGCCCGGGCCTTCCTGATTATCCTTCAGCCTACCCCCTCAGCTTCCTTCTCCATCTTGTCCAATCGGGTGTAGTAATCAGGGAACTCATTGAGGTGTGCCAGGGCAATCTTCCCTGTCATAATCGGGTCATCGTTCGTCACATTGGTATGAGGATCAACCAGCCCGTGCTCCAGCTCCACATCCATCCCCATCCGGTACTGCTCTACATCGAATTTGCGCCAGTTAATGCCCAGCTTCTCGCCAATCTCCTTGGCCTCCTTGGCCGTGAAACGCTTTTTAGCCATATCCAACCTCCTGAATACTAATGTCAGATGTGATTATATCGCTTTTTTGAGAATGATGCCTCCATTTTGTGAGCAACTCACCTCACAGTTGAAAACCAACCAGAAGCTCACAATATCCCTGCACCACAGCGAGAGCTGTCTATGGTTCATGCCACTGATCAGCTATTTCAGATTGGAGACCGGAACTGGTCGCAGGCTTAACATTTCGTCATTTTGTTAGATTTGGGAGCCCTGTTCGGTTCAAGTTGGTAGTGATAGACTGCTCTGAGAGAAACGCCATTGCTGCCAACCTGTATCGAACAGAGCCTCGCACACTGCCAGCTTGACATCCTCCCCAACTCCACCATACGATTTGCACAGTTATTACTATTACGGCAACAAACAAGAGGGAAATGTTAGCCACGAAAAGCGCTGCGTCAAAAGGGCTGAACGCCATGACGCTCGTTGTGATCTGTTATCTTTAACTCTGGAGGGACAAATGGCAGAGATATTGGGAATCGCCGGTCTGATTGTTGGGGTTATAAGTGTTGTGCTGGCAATTCGCGAAAGATTCATTAGGGAACAGCTTGAATTGACTCTGACAAGAGTCGAGGCGGAAAAGATTCGCGAAATATGGACGAAGATTGGTATTGATGCTACTGTGTTCGATAGCCTAGATGACGCTAGGAGCATTTTAAGACAGCGGCACGTCGTCGATCATGAAGTGCTTGGCAAGGTCGAAAGTGCTCGCCGAGGAACTATTGACCTATATAGACTCATTCTGAAAGAGGCTGCAGCCGCCGAAGCCGATTTCACTATGGACACAATCAGCAAGTGGCGAAAAGCGGGCAAGCTAGAAAACGAATGGAGAGTGCGCGCCGCTATGCGTCTCTTGCCCACCAACAAGATTCCTGATTGTAGTCAGCCATCGCCTGACCTTGATGCGAAACTGGCCATGGAGCAACGCGTACCAAAAGATGACAGTAAGTAAACGTCTTTTTGCGATTTGTGTCGCAGTAGAGCAACCGACGGGAAGGACTCTGTACGCTCACAGGAGTTCTGACCTCTCGAGCGAGTATAAGGGATTTTGGTCTCTTCCCTCCCTGACTGTCAGCGAGTCAGAACTGGAGAATGCTGTCCGTACGAAGTATCTTCCACCTGAGATACTATTAAGATTTGCTGTGACAAAATTAGACGGAATGCACTTAGAGGGGGGCAGGCTCCTGATTTGCGGGTCGCGGCAACGAAGAGAACACCTTCTCCGGCTAGCTGTATTTGCTGCCATGACGTCGGGAACTACCCCGCAGAAGGCTCCGGAATATGACCGTTTTGAATATTACACTCCGGCCGAACTCCTCGACGCCAACAGGCAGCTATGTGAGACGAGCTGTTCACTATACTTCCAGAGCTTAGTCGGTCAGGAACGACTTGGACCAACGTTAGACTACTTGGAAGTACCTCCAGAGATTGCCGACGCAGGTGGCCCACTAGAAGACTACTCTCCAGAAGAACTCTGGCAACTGGCAGCCCCTAACTACTCCTTGCTGTTGAGAGGAGAAGCAGGTGCTGATGGTCACATCTTGAAATCATTAACTCTCGATCGTTTTTGGGATTCGTTTATCGACAGCAGTATCAGGCCTGGTACACGAGTGCTGGACATGGGCTGCGGCGAAGGATGGCTGATTGAAAAACTGCTTAAGCAGACAAGACTCGCCTATGGACTTGAACTTGTAGAGCAGTTGAGTTTGAGACCTGCTGCCGAAGGCCATGTCATCAGAGGCAACATTTGTGAAGCCGATAAGTTGTTCCCGGAAATGCGGTTCGATTGGATTCTCTTGAACCTCATGTTGTTCTGGCTGCCGGATCTCGAGATGGCGGTTTCTTCTATCACATCGTTACTTGTGAGAGGTGGCAAGGTGTTGGTAACTACAACAACGCCAGAATTCACGAAAAACGGCGAATGGGCAGAAACAAATGACAACTGGATTTGGCATGTCTCTGCCCCGCTGCGCAGGCAGCGTATACTCGCCATGATAAATCGCTCCGTAGGCCCGCTCTGGTTCTATCCACGCTCTACTATTGACATAATCAACTCGTTTGGGAATAGGCAAGCATACTGCGAAGGAGGGCAGCACCTATATATAGATACCTACTTGTCACCTCAGGAGCGAGATGACATTCTGTCGATGTACCCGTCGCTTAGACGTCATGAAATGCTGCCGGCTTTCACAGTTCTAACATTTGTCAAACCTTAGGAAAATGCACCAAAGAGGTGGTTCACATGTCAGTGGATGCAGTCAACCGTGTCAAGGTATGGAATACCTTTTTTAGACTAGCGCGTGAGCAAGCAGTGTCCGCAAAGAAGCTTCAGGACATTAATTGGTCTGATCCAGGCCATGTCTTTGGCGGCGGCACATTAGATAACGAACGCATTCACTCATTGGCCGTCATAGCTTGGTGTTTACTTGCGCTGGAGGCAAGAGAAGCTCATCTTATAGAAGAACTTAAAGACCAAGGGAAGTTGACTCCGGCGCAGGCCAAGGCAGCGCATTTTCTCGGCATTCAAGAGCAGTGGGCACTGATGCCAAAATTAGCCGGCAAAAGTGGCAAACACAACAATATTCGTTTTGACAAGCCTCCACATCAGGCTATAGCGGAACTTGCCTCGCTTCGTAACGATCTTTTCCATGTTAATTATGAAAACCTATTAAAGAAGTTGCCCACTCCCCAAAAGGCAGTGAGCCTTTTCAATCAGTTTGTATATGCTATGGAGGACATGAACGTAATTCTAAGACGACACAAGAAACGCCACAAACGGGTCTTAAGTATTGCCTTGGACAAGTTGAATCTAGACACTATTTGATAATTAGCCAAACTGTGCAACTCCGGACGAACAAGATGGGGTTACCTGATCACCTAAAGGGCAACTTCAAGTTGTATTCGGTAGATAATCCCTGTCCACTACCACCGCGTTATAGTGCCAGCCAACCTCGAAGAGCCATAAGGGGGCAAAATGTCTGGAGGACAGGCTGAATTCGGGTCAACAGATGCGGGGCAGAGGATCTCCCACCAGCATATCAACTATCCTTGAAGCGCCAAACCGGGTCTTCATCACCACCCTGCCGGGATGATCCGCCTGCACTTCCCCAATGATAGCCGCCCCTCTGCCACAGGTGTTTCGGCGCATCTTCTTCAGGATTGCCTCTGCGTCCTCAGGGGCAACCAGGGCCACCAGCTTGCCCTCGTTAGCTATGTAGAGCGGATCGAGACCCAGCATCTCGCAGGCACCGCGCACTTCCTCCCGCACCGGTATCTTCTCTTCCTCTATTCTGATACTTACCTTGGACTGCGCCGCCAGTTCGTTCAGGGTGGTGGCCAGCCCGCCTCTGGTAGGATCACGCATGGAGTGGATTCGAGGGCTGACTTTGATCATCTCAGCCACCAGCCCGTTGAGAGGAGCACAATCGCTCTTGAGCCGCGTGGAGAAGCGCAGTCCCTCTCGCTGGCTGAGCACAGCGATGCCGTGATCGCCTATGGTGCCGCTCAAGATGACCTTGTCCCCCGGCCTGGCATTGGAACCTGAGATGTCCACCCCTTCCGGAACAAGGCCTACTCCAGCCGTATTGATGAAGAGCTTGTCGGCGCTGCCCCGATTTACCACCTTGGTGTCCCCGGTAACAATCTGCACTCCAGCTTCTCTGGCCGCCATCTGCACCGAGCCGACTATCCGTGTCAGATCCTCCTGAGGAAGCCCTTCTTCGATAATAAAGGACAGGCTCAGGTAGAGAGGCACCGCCCCAACCATAGCCAGGTCATTTACGGTGCCGCACACCGCCAGTTTGCCAATATCACCGCCGTGGAAGAAGATGGGATTGACCACATAGCTATCGGTGGTGAAGGCCAGCCTTCCTTCAAAATCAAAGACAGCCGAGTCATCCAGCTTCGCCAGCAGAGGATTGGAAAGAGCCTGAAGGAATGTCTTCTCGATCAGCTCGCGGGCCAGCTTTCCGCCACTGCCGTGGGCCAGGATGATCTTGTCACTCACCAGCAGCTCCATAGATATAATAGGCAGCGCAGCTTCCCTCAGAGGAGACCATACACGGCCCGACCGGACTGGCCGGAGTACAAACGGTGCCAAACAGTTTGCAGTCCCGGGGCGTCTTCACCGCCCGGAGTACCTCACCGCAAATGCAGCCCTTTGGCTCAAATGCAGGTCCGGGATCAAATTCAAATGCCAGCTCAGCATCAAAGCGCTGATATGCCTTGCTCAGCCTGAGGCCGCTATCAGGGACCAGGCCCATACCCCGCCAGCGGGCAGAGCAGGGTTCAAATACCTGATACATCAACTCTAAAGCCCGCTGATTTCCCTCTGGACGCACCCCCCGGCGGTAGGCGATTTCAACCTTCGACTCCGCCTGCTCGATCTGCAGCACCAGCATATAGACACACTGGAGGATATCCAGAGGCTCAAATCCAGAGACCACACAGGGTATACCATAGTCACGGGCTATAAACTCCCATGACCTGGAGCCCACGATAGCACTCACATGCCCGGGACATATCAGGCCACTGACCTTGACCTCTCCCGAATCAAGGAGCTCTTTTATTACCGGAGGGCAGAGTTTATGTAAAGAAATAACGTAGTAATTGCGCATTCCCTCCTGCTCAGCCTGAATAACCGAGGCGGCGACAGTCGGAGCCGTCGTCTCGAAACCAATCCCCAGAAAGATGACTGATCTCGACGGATTCTCTCTGGCGATCTGCAAGGCATCCAGTGTGGAGTAAACAATGCGGACATCAGATCCATCAGCTTTGACTTCCTGCAGGCTGGAACGGCTGCCGGGAACCCTGATCATGTCCCCAAAGGTGGCCAGGATCACGCCCGGAATCCGGGCCAGGGCAATGGCCTTGTCGATGTCAGCATTATCAGTCACACAAACAGGGCAGCCGGGGCCGGAGAGCATCTCGATGGTGGCAGGAAGGAGCTGGCGGATGCCGTGCTTCATAATGGCTACGGTGTGTCCGCCGCAGAACTCCATCAGGCGGACCCTTTTGGTAGAATGTTGCTGAATGCTGCGGATGAGCCCCCGGGCTAACTCGGAGCGCCGAAATTCGTCAACAAACTTCATGCTTCTTCCTCATCCGCTGCGCCTTGCGCCATCTCTTCCAAAATCCTCAGGGTTTCCTCAGCCTCCTCTTGATTGACGACATTGATAGCATAGCCGGTATGCAGCAAAACATAATCCCCCACCATGGCTTCAGGGGTGAGCAACAGGCTGGCCCGCCGGCTGACGCCTCCGATCTCAACCTCGGCCACGCTGCCATCAATGGATTTGACTAACGCCGGTATGGCAAGACACATGATTATCTCGCTTCAGTTCCCTCTTCATATACTACGCTTATCGTGAGTGCCAAGTCCATCGCCAACGAGCATGTGATTATGCCCCGGCAAAATGGGCAATCACCGCCTGGCCCAGAGAGATCCCGCCATCGTTGCACGGCACCACGCTGTGGGTAAGCACCTTGAAGCCCTCTTTTCGGAGTGCCTCAAGGGCAAGCCTCGAAAGCAGTCGATTCTGAAACACACCGCCACTCAAAGCCACCAGCTTGATGCCATTTCCCCTGGCTACAAGCTGGCACATCCGGACAATTATCTCAGCCATGGTTCTGTGGAACCTGGCTGCCATCAGGGATACAGGAACGCCTTCCCTCACTTCTTTAACCACTGCCGATATAAGCTCCCCCAGCTTCACCACATTACACCCTGCTTCCTCAACAATAGAAAAGGGATAGTGCCCACCATCCAGACTGTCTATCGCATCCAGAGCCACCATCTCCAGTTCAATAGCAGCCTGAGCCTCATAGTCCACCACCCCACGGACTCCGGTCAAAGCGGACACAGCATCAAACAGGCGTCCGGCACCTGACGTCAGTGGAGAATTGAGCCTCCGCTCCAGCTGGCGTTTCACGACGGCCAGCTCCTCAGGGTCAACCCTGCTCAAGACGGGCAATCCTGCCAAAGAGACATCTTGTCCCATCAGAGTGTAAAGATATCCCAACGCCATGCGATAGGGTTTGCGTATCGCCGCAGCACCTCCGGGCATAGGCACAGTCTCCAGGTAACCTGCCCTTTTGAAGGACTTCCAGTCGGCCACCAGGAACTCACCACCCCAAAGCGTGCCGTCAGCACCGTACCCCGTTCCATCGAACGCTACACCGATAACAGGGCCTTCCACATTGTTCTCCACGAGGCAGCTTACTATATGAGCATGATGGTGCTGCACAGGGACAAGCCTCAAACCAGGCTTGCCTTCGGCTTTCAGGCCCAGAGCATATTTGGTGGAAAGGTACTCAGGATGAAGATCATGGGCCACGATTTCAGGCTCTATACGGAACAGTTTCCGATAAAGCTCAATGGCAGCCTCAAAATGCTGCAGCGTTTCTTCATTCTCCATATCCCCAATGTGCTGGGACATAAACGCATGCTGGTCTCTGGTAAGGCAAAACGTATTCTTCTCTTCAGCCCCACAGGCCAGAACAGGCTGGGCCCTGAAGGGCAAGTGAATCGGATACGGGGCATACCCCCGGGCGCGTCGTATGGCCTGAGGGGCACCTCTCTCTACGACATAAACACTATCATCATATCTGGCATAGATATCCCGGTTATGAAGCAGAAAGTAGTCGGCAATCTGCCCCAGTCTCCTTAAGGCCTCATTATTGTCCTTGACAATGGGTTCTTCACTGAGATTACCACTGGTCATGATCAGGGGAAGACCTGCTTCTCTCATCAGGAGATGGTGCAGCGGAGTGTAAGGTAACATCACCCCCAGATATTTGAGCCCGGGAGCTACCTCCGGGCAAATAGACGATCCCTTCCTCCACTTCAGAAGCACGATAGGACGCTGCGGAGACAATAGCAGGCTTTCCTCCTCAGGGGAGACCAGGCAGTGCCTGCTGACTTCCTCCAGCGACGCCATCATCACTGCCAGAGGCTTGGAAGGGCGCCCTTTTCTCTCCCTCAAGACCTTTACTGCCTCCCTGTTTGTGGCATCACAGGTCAGAAGAAAGCCACCCAAGCCCTTGACAGCCAGGATTTCCCCCTCCTTCAGCAACTCGGC
Encoded proteins:
- a CDS encoding peptidoglycan DD-metalloendopeptidase family protein, translated to MDSEYPLEKTGFSDCLVKCNRLDQLGFEQWAFHPGMLFHSGDRWWGKESKRDRPHEGLDLCFYGDKQGQYHSLDDKTRIPVMYDGEIIKIDDDLLGQSIYVGHSIYDSAGNRLHTIYGHTRPCDSVHQGKNLDEGEIIATIAAAKKRTARIPPHLHLSIAWIPRSLPHERLNWDAIGTPGIITLLDPLNVIGCRYTILKRA
- a CDS encoding putative DNA modification/repair radical SAM protein, which translates into the protein MDVLQRLDMLAADARFDVCGYSGPGQLRSADTSPMRFIYRASLPGGGSVCLFKVLLTNVCTNDCAYCVNQVSRDKPRTSFHPDELAKLFMELHRKRLVQGLFLSSGIAGNPSRTMESMVKTVEILRQKYEFAGYVHLKILPGAPFDCIEEGCKLANRVSLNVEAPTARHLSRLSSKKDLYRDILERMRWAKQIMDSNEGLVPSGQTTQFVVGAAGETDRDILQTAAALYREIELRRIYFSAFQPIPESPLEGLCPTPPLREHRLYQTDWLLRVYGFSPQEVGLALGDKGNLPLTKDPKLTIAQKQPWLFPVDVNRASYEELLRVPGIGPVSAKRIVEARREYSIFSLNQLNKMRVVTRRAASFIWFQGMLATEKQACFLPQLDDDLPQQEPSLAGVLA
- a CDS encoding methyltransferase domain-containing protein produces the protein MHLEGGRLLICGSRQRREHLLRLAVFAAMTSGTTPQKAPEYDRFEYYTPAELLDANRQLCETSCSLYFQSLVGQERLGPTLDYLEVPPEIADAGGPLEDYSPEELWQLAAPNYSLLLRGEAGADGHILKSLTLDRFWDSFIDSSIRPGTRVLDMGCGEGWLIEKLLKQTRLAYGLELVEQLSLRPAAEGHVIRGNICEADKLFPEMRFDWILLNLMLFWLPDLEMAVSSITSLLVRGGKVLVTTTTPEFTKNGEWAETNDNWIWHVSAPLRRQRILAMINRSVGPLWFYPRSTIDIINSFGNRQAYCEGGQHLYIDTYLSPQERDDILSMYPSLRRHEMLPAFTVLTFVKP
- the hypE gene encoding hydrogenase expression/formation protein HypE; the encoded protein is MELLVSDKIILAHGSGGKLARELIEKTFLQALSNPLLAKLDDSAVFDFEGRLAFTTDSYVVNPIFFHGGDIGKLAVCGTVNDLAMVGAVPLYLSLSFIIEEGLPQEDLTRIVGSVQMAAREAGVQIVTGDTKVVNRGSADKLFINTAGVGLVPEGVDISGSNARPGDKVILSGTIGDHGIAVLSQREGLRFSTRLKSDCAPLNGLVAEMIKVSPRIHSMRDPTRGGLATTLNELAAQSKVSIRIEEEKIPVREEVRGACEMLGLDPLYIANEGKLVALVAPEDAEAILKKMRRNTCGRGAAIIGEVQADHPGRVVMKTRFGASRIVDMLVGDPLPRIC
- the hypD gene encoding hydrogenase formation protein HypD gives rise to the protein MKFVDEFRRSELARGLIRSIQQHSTKRVRLMEFCGGHTVAIMKHGIRQLLPATIEMLSGPGCPVCVTDNADIDKAIALARIPGVILATFGDMIRVPGSRSSLQEVKADGSDVRIVYSTLDALQIARENPSRSVIFLGIGFETTAPTVAASVIQAEQEGMRNYYVISLHKLCPPVIKELLDSGEVKVSGLICPGHVSAIVGSRSWEFIARDYGIPCVVSGFEPLDILQCVYMLVLQIEQAESKVEIAYRRGVRPEGNQRALELMYQVFEPCSARWRGMGLVPDSGLRLSKAYQRFDAELAFEFDPGPAFEPKGCICGEVLRAVKTPRDCKLFGTVCTPASPVGPCMVSSEGSCAAYYIYGAAGE
- a CDS encoding HypC/HybG/HupF family hydrogenase formation chaperone, with product MCLAIPALVKSIDGSVAEVEIGGVSRRASLLLTPEAMVGDYVLLHTGYAINVVNQEEAEETLRILEEMAQGAADEEEA
- the hypF gene encoding carbamoyltransferase HypF, coding for MAGLESTKSLRIDIRGVVQGVGFRPFVYRLAHEYGLAGWVRNTSGSVEIEVEGREASVDGFLIKLKAEAPPMARIEEVTAAPIPPRNCAGFEIRKSHAQKGMYQLVSPDIATCQACQEEIFSPGDRRYRYPFTNCTNCGPRFTIIKDIPYDRSRTTMRRFKMCADCQREYDDPLDRRFHAQPNACPRCGPSLQLVDSRGSPVNSTDAIRSAAELLKEGEILAVKGLGGFLLTCDATNREAVKVLRERKGRPSKPLAVMMASLEEVSRHCLVSPEEESLLLSPQRPIVLLKWRKGSSICPEVAPGLKYLGVMLPYTPLHHLLMREAGLPLIMTSGNLSEEPIVKDNNEALRRLGQIADYFLLHNRDIYARYDDSVYVVERGAPQAIRRARGYAPYPIHLPFRAQPVLACGAEEKNTFCLTRDQHAFMSQHIGDMENEETLQHFEAAIELYRKLFRIEPEIVAHDLHPEYLSTKYALGLKAEGKPGLRLVPVQHHHAHIVSCLVENNVEGPVIGVAFDGTGYGADGTLWGGEFLVADWKSFKRAGYLETVPMPGGAAAIRKPYRMALGYLYTLMGQDVSLAGLPVLSRVDPEELAVVKRQLERRLNSPLTSGAGRLFDAVSALTGVRGVVDYEAQAAIELEMVALDAIDSLDGGHYPFSIVEEAGCNVVKLGELISAVVKEVREGVPVSLMAARFHRTMAEIIVRMCQLVARGNGIKLVALSGGVFQNRLLSRLALEALRKEGFKVLTHSVVPCNDGGISLGQAVIAHFAGA